The following coding sequences lie in one Corynebacterium humireducens NBRC 106098 = DSM 45392 genomic window:
- a CDS encoding IS3 family transposase (programmed frameshift) — protein MPRKTYTEQFKRDAVALYESTPGATINAIASDLGVNRNSLRTWLDSFGTGTKTNANGEKVASPVAAANSARTPAEGLSDTERIRVLERENAKLREEREILRKAAKYFAEGDELVNRFRFVDDHRDFYEVKRLCEVLKINRSSYYAWKSAAPARQQRLVADAVLGAQIKTTFNAENGCYGAKRVTATINSSDGNSAGGVVVQRVNHKRTARLMRQMGLFGYTKKRRVKTTVSAKRVPKFPDLLKRRFTAAKPNTVYVGDITYLPIADGSNMYLATVIDCYSRQLTGFAIADHMRTELVEEALTMAHGARGSLDGAIFHSDHGSVYTSEQYRRLCEQFGVTQSMGAIGTSADNSLAESFNASLKREVLQDEPVFPSQLVCRRDVFRWCTRYNTKRLHSWCGYRSPNAFEAA, from the exons ATGCCACGCAAGACCTACACCGAGCAGTTCAAGCGTGACGCAGTGGCGTTGTACGAGTCGACTCCCGGAGCAACGATCAACGCGATCGCCTCCGATCTCGGAGTCAACCGCAACTCCCTGCGCACCTGGCTCGACTCCTTCGGCACCGGCACCAAAACCAACGCCAACGGCGAGAAAGTCGCCAGCCCCGTCGCCGCGGCCAACAGCGCACGCACCCCGGCTGAAGGACTCTCCGATACCGAGCGCATCCGCGTGTTGGAACGCGAAAACGCCAAGCTCCGGGAGGAACGAGAGATCCTGCGCAAGGCGGCTAAATATTTCGCGGAAG GAGACGAATTGGTGAACCGCTTCCGATTTGTTGACGACCACCGAGACTTCTACGAGGTCAAGCGGTTATGTGAGGTTCTGAAGATCAACCGGTCCTCGTACTACGCCTGGAAATCGGCTGCCCCTGCCCGCCAGCAACGCCTCGTCGCCGACGCGGTGCTGGGAGCGCAGATCAAGACCACCTTCAACGCCGAGAACGGCTGCTACGGGGCGAAACGTGTGACTGCGACTATCAACTCCAGCGACGGCAACTCCGCCGGCGGCGTTGTTGTGCAGCGGGTCAATCACAAGCGCACGGCCCGGCTGATGCGGCAGATGGGTCTGTTCGGCTACACGAAAAAACGCCGCGTGAAGACCACCGTGTCTGCGAAACGGGTTCCGAAGTTCCCGGACCTGTTGAAACGTCGGTTCACCGCAGCCAAGCCGAACACGGTCTACGTCGGCGATATCACGTACCTGCCGATCGCGGACGGGTCGAATATGTACCTGGCCACCGTTATTGATTGCTATTCGCGGCAGTTGACCGGTTTCGCGATCGCCGACCACATGCGCACCGAACTGGTCGAAGAAGCCCTCACGATGGCCCACGGGGCCCGAGGTAGTCTTGACGGGGCGATTTTCCACTCGGATCACGGCAGTGTTTATACCTCTGAGCAGTACCGGAGGTTGTGTGAGCAGTTCGGCGTCACCCAGTCGATGGGAGCGATCGGGACGAGTGCGGATAACTCGTTGGCGGAGTCGTTCAACGCGTCACTGAAGCGGGAAGTCCTTCAGGATGAGCCTGTTTTTCCAAGTCAGCTGGTGTGCCGCCGGGATGTGTTTCGGTGGTGCACCCGGTACAACACGAAACGTTTGCACTCATGGTGCGGCTACCGCTCGCCGAACGCCTTCGAAGCCGCCTGA
- a CDS encoding LysE family translocator — MSPAQWGALLILNIAGAASPGPDILLITRTAIRSRRHAVATVLGIQVGVLFWCTLTVLGFAALLTAFPAILGFLQLIGGAWLVWMGYGMVSGGLSERKSPPADLEEAQARLGRLRHAFLHGLTTNLSNPKIVLFLSALIAPLLPASPSVWLAIGVVAMLSISSVILQLGMALLVSTPAMRQKLLRAGPWIDVISGVFFLVAGLVLVWNGMEDLQR; from the coding sequence GTGAGCCCCGCGCAGTGGGGCGCACTCCTCATCCTGAACATCGCGGGCGCGGCGTCACCCGGGCCTGACATCCTGCTCATCACGCGGACGGCCATCCGCTCGCGTCGGCACGCCGTGGCTACGGTCCTGGGCATCCAGGTCGGGGTCCTGTTCTGGTGCACCCTCACCGTCCTCGGTTTCGCGGCCCTGCTGACGGCGTTCCCGGCGATCCTGGGATTCCTCCAGCTCATCGGCGGCGCCTGGCTGGTGTGGATGGGCTACGGCATGGTGTCCGGCGGCCTGAGCGAACGGAAGTCCCCGCCCGCCGACCTCGAGGAGGCCCAGGCCCGCCTCGGCAGGCTGCGCCACGCCTTCCTCCACGGGCTGACCACCAACCTGTCGAACCCGAAGATCGTGCTGTTCCTCTCCGCGCTCATCGCCCCGCTGCTGCCGGCGTCCCCGTCGGTGTGGCTGGCGATCGGCGTGGTGGCGATGCTCTCGATCTCGTCGGTCATCCTGCAGCTCGGCATGGCCCTGCTGGTGTCCACCCCGGCGATGCGGCAGAAGCTCCTGCGTGCCGGACCGTGGATCGACGTGATCTCCGGGGTGTTCTTCCTCGTCGCCGGCTTGGTGCTCGTGTGGAACGGCATGGAGGATCTGCAGAGGTAG
- the holA gene encoding DNA polymerase III subunit delta has protein sequence MTVAPVHLILGEEDFIGERIRRSILDQLRAQAPDLELTVMRASEVSGPELIDATSPSLFGEDRAVIITHTEVAGKEPNELLLATCRSVAPGITIIIHHTGGGRQKAMVAKYRKLAEVHEANPLKPGDRPAWVTNEFRSHGVRPTPDVIHALLEGVGSDLRELASAVSQLVSDTDGEVTVETVRNYYEGVAEVSGFDIADLAVTGQTARAVASCRRALQLGMHPVALATALSMKVAGIARLYSTRTTNFNALAGQVGMPPWLAEKTSRVARRWTGDNVSKAVILMAELDAEVKGQGGDPEFAIEHAVRRVSELAG, from the coding sequence ATGACAGTCGCGCCCGTCCATCTCATCCTCGGCGAAGAGGACTTCATCGGCGAACGTATCCGCCGTTCGATCCTCGATCAGCTGCGTGCGCAGGCACCCGACCTCGAACTGACCGTCATGCGCGCCTCGGAGGTCAGCGGTCCCGAGCTCATCGACGCCACCAGCCCCTCCCTGTTCGGCGAGGACCGCGCGGTGATCATCACCCACACCGAGGTTGCCGGCAAGGAACCTAACGAGCTGCTGCTGGCCACCTGCAGGAGCGTCGCGCCGGGCATCACGATCATCATCCACCACACCGGCGGTGGACGGCAGAAGGCGATGGTGGCCAAGTACCGGAAGCTCGCCGAGGTCCACGAGGCGAACCCGCTCAAGCCCGGCGACCGCCCCGCCTGGGTGACCAACGAGTTCCGCTCCCACGGCGTGCGCCCCACCCCGGACGTCATCCACGCCCTGCTCGAGGGCGTCGGCTCGGATCTGCGGGAGCTCGCCTCCGCGGTGTCGCAGCTGGTCTCGGACACCGACGGGGAGGTGACCGTCGAGACGGTCCGCAACTACTACGAGGGCGTCGCCGAGGTGTCGGGCTTCGACATCGCCGACCTCGCCGTCACGGGGCAGACCGCCCGGGCGGTCGCCAGTTGCCGACGTGCCCTCCAGCTGGGCATGCACCCGGTCGCCCTGGCCACGGCCCTGAGCATGAAGGTCGCCGGTATCGCCCGTCTGTACTCGACGCGCACCACCAACTTCAACGCGCTGGCCGGGCAGGTCGGCATGCCGCCGTGGCTGGCGGAGAAGACCTCCCGGGTGGCCCGCCGCTGGACCGGGGACAACGTCTCCAAGGCCGTCATCCTCATGGCGGAGCTCGACGCGGAGGTCAAGGGACAGGGCGGCGACCCGGAGTTCGCGATCGAGCACGCCGTGCGACGCGTCTCCGAACTCGCTGGCTAG
- a CDS encoding IS5 family transposase encodes MPTVPPSARHDLTDAEWDLLVPLLPAPSRRGRPRTWDLRSLVNGIFFRIRTGCPWRDVHERYGPWWRVHDLFARLRANGVWENVHTRLLTHAQEKGKLSWEVSVDSTTTRGHIHAAGARKDSPLRHPGEPDHHGFGRSRGGWSTKIHVAIDADCGVLSFAITPGQAGDGPQMVRVLEKIRVPSATRGRPRKRPERVLADKAYSSRANRAWLRARGIKATISQPKDQVANRRRRGSAGGRPPAFDAVAYQRRNAVERGINRIKQHRGCATRFDKLAVHFEATVQLANIRYWLKRLS; translated from the coding sequence TTGCCTACTGTACCGCCCTCAGCACGCCATGACCTCACCGACGCTGAATGGGACCTGCTTGTCCCACTGCTACCGGCCCCGTCACGGCGGGGACGCCCCCGCACCTGGGACCTACGGTCCCTGGTCAACGGCATCTTCTTTCGCATCCGCACCGGCTGCCCGTGGCGCGATGTCCATGAGCGCTACGGCCCCTGGTGGCGGGTCCACGATCTGTTCGCCCGGCTGCGGGCCAACGGAGTATGGGAGAACGTGCACACCCGGCTGCTCACCCACGCCCAGGAGAAAGGAAAACTCTCCTGGGAGGTCAGCGTGGATTCCACAACCACCCGTGGACATATCCACGCCGCGGGTGCACGGAAAGACAGCCCCCTCCGCCACCCGGGGGAGCCGGATCATCATGGGTTCGGCCGCTCGCGGGGCGGGTGGTCGACCAAGATCCATGTGGCCATTGACGCTGACTGCGGGGTGCTGTCCTTTGCGATCACCCCAGGTCAAGCCGGTGATGGTCCACAGATGGTGCGGGTACTGGAGAAAATCCGGGTGCCGTCCGCCACGCGTGGTCGGCCGCGGAAACGACCCGAGCGGGTGTTGGCGGACAAGGCGTATTCCTCACGGGCGAACCGGGCGTGGTTGCGGGCGCGGGGGATCAAGGCGACGATCTCCCAGCCGAAGGACCAGGTCGCCAACCGTCGGCGCAGGGGGTCGGCCGGTGGCCGACCCCCTGCCTTCGATGCCGTGGCTTACCAGCGGCGTAATGCCGTGGAGCGGGGTATCAACCGGATCAAGCAGCATCGTGGGTGTGCCACGCGTTTCGACAAGTTAGCGGTGCATTTCGAGGCCACGGTGCAGTTGGCGAATATCCGCTACTGGCTGAAACGACTTTCGTAA
- the rpsT gene encoding 30S ribosomal protein S20 — protein sequence MANIKSQIKRNITNEKARVRNQTVRSAVRTEIRKFRETIEAGDKAAAEAQLRVASRALDKAVTKGVFHRNNAANKKSAMALAFNKLG from the coding sequence ATGGCAAACATCAAGTCCCAGATCAAGCGCAACATCACCAACGAGAAGGCACGCGTCCGCAACCAGACCGTCCGCTCCGCCGTGCGCACCGAGATCCGCAAGTTCCGCGAGACCATCGAGGCCGGCGACAAGGCTGCAGCCGAGGCTCAGCTGCGCGTCGCCTCCCGCGCTCTGGACAAGGCTGTGACCAAGGGCGTGTTCCACCGCAACAACGCCGCCAACAAGAAGTCCGCCATGGCCCTGGCCTTCAACAAGCTCGGCTAA
- a CDS encoding response regulator transcription factor, whose product MLIADDDPIVRHALPAYFESISDISVADTAPDGHLALESLKNNDINLILSDLRMPSMDGLTLLKRVRELSENICFVAMTSYDSDTAMIEVLRAGASGYILKDASPEKMVTAVRDAYSGGTALSPSCVSRLVQLSMAGRKQVSMESLSPTDYSILSLLSSGMSNRQIASELHYAESTIKNRVSHLIKKFQVDSRIKLALLFHGHV is encoded by the coding sequence ATGTTGATTGCGGATGACGACCCAATTGTGCGTCACGCACTACCAGCCTATTTCGAGAGCATAAGCGATATTTCCGTAGCAGACACAGCCCCCGACGGCCATTTGGCTTTGGAGTCCCTTAAGAACAACGACATAAATCTAATTCTGAGTGATCTAAGAATGCCGAGCATGGACGGGTTGACTCTCCTGAAACGGGTTCGAGAGTTATCAGAGAACATTTGCTTTGTTGCGATGACGTCGTACGACTCCGACACCGCAATGATTGAGGTTTTGAGAGCGGGCGCTTCGGGCTATATCCTCAAAGACGCGTCCCCTGAAAAAATGGTTACCGCAGTACGAGACGCCTATTCAGGCGGAACAGCTCTTTCGCCTTCCTGCGTGAGTCGGCTCGTACAACTCTCCATGGCCGGACGTAAGCAAGTTTCGATGGAGTCTTTGTCGCCTACGGATTACTCCATTCTTTCCCTGCTCTCATCGGGAATGTCAAATCGACAGATAGCCTCGGAACTTCATTACGCTGAGTCAACAATCAAGAATCGAGTTAGCCATCTAATAAAGAAGTTTCAGGTGGATTCTCGCATCAAGTTAGCGCTGTTGTTCCACGGACACGTGTAG
- a CDS encoding ankyrin repeat domain-containing protein produces the protein MTEIPDDVREFATRLFDMARTGDDALIEYLDNGVSPDLANQDGNTLLMLAAYAGHNGIVQALVERGADVDKQNNRGQTPLAGAVFKKYDEVVDTLVAAGADPQAGAPSAVETARLFQMHDALVRLGATE, from the coding sequence ATGACCGAGATCCCCGACGACGTGCGCGAGTTCGCCACGCGTCTCTTCGACATGGCCCGCACCGGTGACGACGCCCTCATCGAGTACCTCGACAACGGCGTCAGCCCGGACCTGGCCAACCAGGACGGCAACACCCTCCTCATGCTCGCCGCCTACGCCGGACACAACGGCATCGTGCAGGCGCTGGTGGAGCGCGGGGCGGACGTCGACAAGCAGAACAACCGCGGACAGACCCCGCTGGCGGGCGCGGTGTTCAAGAAGTACGACGAGGTCGTCGACACGCTCGTGGCTGCGGGAGCCGATCCGCAGGCGGGTGCGCCCTCCGCCGTGGAGACCGCCCGACTGTTCCAGATGCACGACGCACTGGTCCGCCTCGGCGCCACGGAGTGA
- a CDS encoding ComEC/Rec2 family competence protein: MSELRLLPAAVVVWAVALTLLLDVPLLTLLLLLVPTGLFLGRQAGQALFTGVLGGLAAAATWWRQRLAAAWTAPEEFIGRVVNTGPGLVRLRAPEHPALLTVFTTDTAEQGSLVSVHATWSPSRRPGLAEVVGNGDLTVLAEPTGMAATVRASLRAAVDATVGESSRGLIPGMVLGDVSAQSGAEQQLYTDTGLSHLSAVSGANVAIVTTAAVLACRLLTLGPRAQVGAAVLSLAVFVGLVGTEPSVLRASVTGLVGLLAVLGSTRLEPIHGLCLAVIGLVLWDPDLAVSYGFALSVAATAGIIALHPLLYPALARTRLPDILVRALAVAIAADLVTLPLIALMAGEVSVVSVLANVLVAPAVAPVTVLGLLAAGLALIPGPLAWLPLTLLEPCTWWIHTVATWCAGLPVSTVPAGPVWVLLAYGWILAGLLAGRSWMTLLIVAAWWAWNADLSRPPPEVPLEGLVVHVVEKLGEVEHAPAGTQVIVVLDPAGSPATRPTVTREGVPVLFPHRDGEVTLHTDGSQHARDGRF; this comes from the coding sequence GTGAGCGAACTCCGCCTGCTGCCCGCCGCGGTGGTGGTGTGGGCGGTCGCGCTGACGCTGCTTCTCGACGTCCCCCTCCTCACCCTTCTCCTCCTCCTCGTCCCCACCGGGCTGTTCCTCGGGAGGCAGGCGGGGCAGGCGCTGTTCACCGGGGTGCTCGGCGGGCTGGCCGCCGCCGCGACGTGGTGGCGGCAGCGTCTGGCGGCGGCGTGGACCGCGCCGGAGGAGTTCATCGGCCGCGTGGTGAACACCGGCCCCGGCCTCGTGCGCCTCCGCGCCCCCGAACACCCGGCGCTGCTCACCGTGTTCACCACGGACACGGCCGAGCAGGGGTCGCTGGTGTCCGTCCACGCCACCTGGTCCCCCTCCCGCCGCCCCGGCCTCGCAGAGGTGGTGGGCAACGGCGACCTCACGGTGCTGGCGGAGCCGACGGGGATGGCGGCGACGGTCCGGGCGTCGCTCCGGGCGGCCGTCGACGCGACGGTGGGGGAGTCCTCGCGGGGCCTCATCCCGGGGATGGTGCTCGGTGACGTCTCCGCCCAGTCCGGGGCGGAACAGCAGCTGTACACCGACACGGGCCTCTCGCACCTCAGCGCGGTGTCGGGTGCCAACGTCGCCATCGTCACCACCGCCGCCGTGCTGGCCTGCCGGCTGCTCACCCTCGGGCCCCGTGCCCAGGTGGGGGCGGCGGTCCTGTCCCTGGCGGTCTTCGTCGGTCTGGTGGGCACGGAGCCCTCGGTGCTGCGGGCCTCCGTCACCGGGCTCGTCGGCCTGCTCGCGGTCCTGGGCTCCACCCGTCTGGAGCCGATCCACGGACTCTGCCTGGCGGTCATCGGGCTCGTCCTGTGGGACCCCGACCTGGCCGTCAGCTACGGTTTCGCGCTCTCCGTGGCGGCGACCGCCGGGATCATCGCCCTGCACCCGCTGCTCTACCCGGCCCTGGCACGCACCCGGCTACCGGACATTCTCGTCCGCGCCTTGGCGGTGGCGATCGCGGCGGACCTGGTCACCCTCCCGCTCATCGCGCTGATGGCCGGGGAGGTGTCGGTGGTCTCCGTGCTGGCCAACGTGCTCGTGGCCCCGGCGGTGGCACCCGTGACCGTGCTGGGGCTCCTCGCCGCCGGTCTGGCACTCATTCCCGGGCCGCTGGCCTGGCTCCCGCTGACGCTCCTCGAGCCGTGCACGTGGTGGATCCACACGGTCGCCACCTGGTGCGCCGGGCTGCCGGTATCGACCGTGCCCGCCGGACCCGTGTGGGTGCTCCTCGCCTACGGCTGGATCCTCGCCGGGCTGCTCGCGGGCCGCTCCTGGATGACCCTCCTCATCGTGGCCGCGTGGTGGGCGTGGAACGCCGACCTCTCCCGCCCGCCGCCGGAGGTCCCGCTGGAGGGCCTGGTGGTGCACGTCGTCGAGAAGCTCGGGGAGGTGGAGCACGCCCCCGCCGGAACCCAGGTGATCGTCGTGCTCGACCCCGCCGGCAGCCCGGCGACCCGGCCCACGGTCACCCGCGAGGGGGTGCCCGTGCTGTTCCCGCACCGCGACGGCGAGGTCACCCTCCACACGGACGGCTCGCAGCACGCCCGCGACGGGAGGTTCTAA
- the lepA gene encoding translation elongation factor 4: MAKNFAEQTFTDPSRIRNFCIIAHIDHGKSTLADRILQLSNVVEARDMRDQYLDNMDIERERGITIKAQNVRLPWIPQSGEFAGQEIVMQMIDTPGHVDFTYEVSRALEACEGAILLVDAAQGIEAQTLANLYMAMDKDLEIIPVLNKIDLPAADPEKYALEVANIIGCEPEDVLRVSGKTGQGVPELLDKVAELIPAPTSENGPDAPARAMIFDSVYDTYRGVVTYIRMMDGKLTPRQRLTMMSTGANHELLEIGIVSPTPKKCAGLGPGEVGYLITGVKDVRQSKVGDTVTWAEKGATEPLQGYAEPKPMVYSGLFPISQADFPALREALEKLQLNDASLTWEPETSVALGFGFRCGFLGLLHMEITRDRLEREFDLDLISTSPSVDYRVIAEDGTEHHVHNPSDWPGGKLQEIYEPMVNVTIIVPSEFVGSTMELCQAKRGEMKNMDYLSEDRVELRYLMPLGEIIFDFFDMLKSRTKGYASLNYEEAGEQTADLVKVDILLQGEPVDAFSAIVHKDNAQWYGNKMTVKLKELIPRQQFEVPVQAAIGSRVIARENIRALRKDVLAKCYGGDISRKRKLLEKQKAGKKRMKNIGSVSVPQEAFVAALSTDGD; encoded by the coding sequence ATGGCGAAGAACTTTGCGGAGCAGACGTTCACCGATCCCTCCCGGATCCGTAATTTCTGCATCATCGCGCACATCGACCACGGCAAGTCCACGCTCGCCGACCGAATCCTGCAGCTGTCCAACGTCGTCGAGGCACGCGACATGCGTGACCAGTACCTCGACAACATGGACATCGAGCGGGAGCGCGGCATCACCATCAAGGCGCAGAACGTGCGTCTGCCGTGGATCCCGCAGTCGGGTGAGTTCGCGGGCCAGGAGATCGTCATGCAGATGATCGACACCCCGGGTCACGTCGACTTCACGTACGAGGTCTCCCGCGCCCTCGAGGCGTGTGAGGGTGCGATCCTGCTTGTCGACGCCGCCCAGGGCATCGAGGCGCAGACCCTCGCGAACCTCTACATGGCGATGGACAAGGACCTGGAGATCATCCCGGTCCTCAACAAGATCGACCTGCCGGCGGCGGACCCGGAGAAGTACGCCCTCGAGGTCGCCAACATCATCGGCTGCGAGCCGGAGGACGTGCTGCGCGTGTCCGGCAAGACCGGCCAGGGCGTGCCGGAGCTGCTGGACAAGGTCGCGGAGCTCATCCCGGCCCCGACCTCGGAGAACGGCCCCGACGCCCCGGCGCGTGCCATGATCTTCGACTCCGTCTACGACACCTACCGCGGCGTGGTCACCTACATCCGCATGATGGACGGCAAGCTGACCCCGCGTCAGCGTCTGACCATGATGTCCACGGGTGCGAACCACGAGCTCCTCGAGATCGGCATCGTCTCCCCGACGCCGAAGAAGTGCGCGGGCCTCGGCCCGGGCGAGGTCGGCTACCTCATCACCGGCGTGAAGGACGTGCGTCAGTCGAAGGTCGGTGACACCGTCACCTGGGCGGAGAAGGGCGCCACCGAGCCGCTGCAGGGCTACGCCGAGCCGAAGCCGATGGTCTACTCGGGCCTGTTCCCGATCTCCCAGGCCGATTTCCCGGCCCTGCGTGAGGCCCTGGAGAAGCTGCAGCTCAACGACGCCTCCCTCACCTGGGAGCCGGAGACCTCCGTGGCCCTGGGCTTCGGTTTCCGCTGCGGCTTCCTCGGCCTGCTCCACATGGAGATCACCCGTGACCGCCTGGAGCGCGAGTTCGACCTCGACCTCATCTCCACCTCCCCGTCGGTGGACTACCGCGTCATCGCGGAGGACGGCACCGAGCACCATGTGCACAACCCCTCCGACTGGCCGGGCGGCAAGCTGCAGGAGATCTACGAGCCGATGGTCAACGTCACCATCATCGTGCCCTCCGAGTTCGTCGGCTCCACCATGGAGCTGTGCCAGGCCAAGCGTGGCGAGATGAAGAACATGGACTACCTGTCCGAGGACCGCGTCGAGCTGCGTTACCTCATGCCGCTGGGCGAGATCATCTTCGACTTCTTCGACATGCTCAAGTCCCGCACCAAGGGTTACGCCTCCCTCAACTACGAGGAGGCCGGCGAGCAGACCGCCGACCTGGTCAAGGTGGATATCCTGCTGCAGGGTGAGCCGGTGGACGCGTTCTCGGCGATCGTCCACAAGGACAACGCCCAGTGGTACGGCAACAAGATGACCGTGAAGCTCAAGGAGCTCATCCCCCGCCAGCAGTTCGAGGTGCCGGTCCAGGCGGCGATCGGTTCCCGCGTCATCGCGCGTGAGAACATCCGTGCCCTGCGCAAGGACGTCCTGGCCAAGTGCTACGGCGGTGACATCTCCCGTAAGCGCAAGCTCCTGGAGAAGCAGAAGGCCGGTAAGAAGCGCATGAAGAACATCGGTTCCGTCTCCGTGCCGCAGGAGGCCTTCGTCGCGGCGCTGTCGACCGACGGCGACTGA
- a CDS encoding DegV family protein — translation MPVRIVTDSSSGLPADVVEELGITVVDLHVMSDGDGSSTAGLSSLELVAAYARQLERGGDEGVLALHLAKELSSTWSAAVQAAAVFPEEQVRVIETGSVGMAVGAAAMTAAKLASEGADLQTCQDIAEDTLARSATWVYLHGIEDIRRSGRISTGTALSATLLATKPIMSITDGRLELVGKTRTQEKAFTRLVELVIERADGRPVFVAIQHNDAAEAAAHLESMLEQVLPDGSSLMTLPMERTLAVHTGAGAIGVSAVFMSQPEDLVPR, via the coding sequence ATGCCGGTCCGTATTGTCACCGACTCGTCCTCCGGGCTGCCCGCCGACGTCGTCGAGGAGCTGGGCATCACCGTCGTCGACCTGCACGTCATGTCCGACGGTGACGGTTCCTCCACGGCCGGTCTGTCCTCCCTGGAGCTGGTCGCGGCGTACGCCCGCCAGCTGGAGCGCGGCGGTGACGAGGGCGTGCTGGCGCTGCACCTGGCCAAGGAGCTGTCCTCCACGTGGTCGGCGGCGGTGCAGGCGGCGGCGGTCTTCCCCGAGGAGCAGGTCCGCGTCATCGAGACGGGTTCCGTCGGCATGGCGGTGGGGGCTGCGGCGATGACCGCCGCGAAGCTCGCCTCCGAGGGGGCTGACCTGCAGACCTGCCAGGACATCGCGGAGGACACCCTGGCGCGTTCCGCCACCTGGGTCTACCTCCACGGCATCGAGGACATCCGGAGGTCGGGGCGTATCTCCACCGGCACGGCGCTGTCGGCGACGCTGCTGGCCACGAAGCCGATCATGTCGATCACGGACGGTCGTCTCGAGCTCGTCGGCAAGACCCGGACCCAGGAGAAGGCCTTCACCCGCCTGGTGGAGCTGGTCATCGAGCGTGCCGACGGCCGCCCCGTGTTCGTCGCCATCCAGCACAACGACGCCGCCGAGGCCGCCGCCCACCTCGAGTCGATGCTCGAGCAGGTGCTGCCCGACGGTTCCAGCCTCATGACCCTGCCGATGGAGCGGACCCTCGCGGTGCACACGGGCGCCGGCGCGATCGGGGTCTCCGCGGTGTTCATGTCGCAGCCGGAGGATCTTGTCCCCAGATAG
- a CDS encoding ComEA family DNA-binding protein, translated as MSPLDRLKDLTRPTGQEDLLDVAYPTPRLHLSVRHAVLAALSVVVVVGVLLVAQSRTPEPVAFEAPAVEAPPADQEELVVSVVGAVVEPGLLTLAPGARVHDALQQVSPLPDADLTALNLAQKLTDGQQLVVPVVGVTPAEASSGISLNSATESELTALPGVGPATAAAIVAHRESTGGFGSVEQLLDVRGIGPAKFESLRDQVTL; from the coding sequence ATGAGCCCGCTCGACCGCCTCAAGGACCTCACCCGCCCCACGGGGCAGGAGGATCTTCTCGACGTCGCCTACCCCACCCCACGCCTGCATCTCAGCGTCCGTCACGCCGTCCTCGCCGCCCTGAGCGTCGTCGTGGTCGTCGGCGTGCTGCTCGTTGCCCAGTCCCGCACCCCCGAGCCCGTGGCCTTCGAGGCCCCCGCTGTGGAGGCCCCACCTGCGGACCAGGAGGAGCTGGTGGTCTCCGTCGTCGGCGCGGTGGTGGAGCCCGGTCTGCTCACCCTCGCCCCCGGCGCGCGGGTGCACGACGCGCTGCAGCAGGTCAGCCCGCTTCCCGACGCCGACCTCACCGCCCTCAACCTCGCCCAGAAACTCACGGACGGCCAGCAGCTGGTCGTCCCGGTGGTGGGGGTGACGCCCGCGGAGGCGTCCTCGGGGATCTCCCTCAACTCCGCCACCGAGTCCGAGCTCACCGCACTGCCCGGCGTCGGCCCCGCCACCGCTGCCGCCATCGTCGCCCACCGCGAGTCCACGGGCGGTTTCGGCAGCGTCGAGCAGCTTCTCGACGTCCGCGGCATCGGACCCGCCAAGTTCGAGTCCCTCCGCGACCAGGTCACCCTGTGA
- a CDS encoding type II toxin-antitoxin system PemK/MazF family toxin, with product MGTNSNGSRGVHRPALPQSDRPSLLDRVRSVLIGPTASPLDSGLARINERLGLNTGLKPEAVRAAAANIRVEATERMSRNIYYAPDMDGQAEPGEVVWIWAPSDGPDLPPRERAMLVIGRDRHTILGLLISPNPKHAGAETWLDIGAGEWDASGRQCWIRLDRVLEVSEQGVRRQGALFPQRRFERIANRLRNHYHWG from the coding sequence ATGGGCACCAACAGCAACGGCTCACGGGGAGTCCACCGGCCCGCGCTGCCCCAGTCCGACCGCCCCTCCCTGCTCGACCGCGTCCGCTCGGTGCTGATCGGACCGACCGCCTCCCCCCTCGACTCCGGCCTGGCCCGCATCAACGAACGCCTCGGCCTCAACACCGGACTCAAGCCCGAGGCCGTCCGTGCCGCCGCCGCGAACATCCGCGTCGAGGCCACCGAACGGATGAGCCGCAACATCTATTACGCCCCCGACATGGACGGCCAGGCAGAACCCGGCGAGGTCGTGTGGATCTGGGCCCCCTCCGACGGCCCCGACCTGCCGCCGCGGGAACGCGCCATGCTCGTCATCGGCCGCGACCGCCACACCATCCTCGGCCTGCTCATCTCCCCCAACCCGAAACACGCGGGCGCGGAGACGTGGCTCGACATCGGGGCCGGCGAGTGGGACGCCTCCGGCCGGCAGTGCTGGATCCGCCTCGACCGGGTTCTCGAGGTCTCCGAACAGGGCGTCCGCCGCCAGGGGGCGCTGTTCCCGCAGCGCCGATTCGAGCGCATCGCCAACCGCCTGCGCAACCACTACCACTGGGGATAG